In the genome of Raphanus sativus cultivar WK10039 unplaced genomic scaffold, ASM80110v3 Scaffold2945, whole genome shotgun sequence, one region contains:
- the LOC130506157 gene encoding E3 ubiquitin-protein ligase RSL1-like yields MGTCFSSSSSSSSSRTRMEDYHYNPALYNYVDEVYQPYAWDLHLQEALSSSSVSSTSEANHYHQLHSHIATRINQEEPKIKPDNKPAEPSKTLCMICMDEKSPTDIFRGTTGCTHHYCTECTARYVTTMIEENIAMIKCPDVDCARLLEPYTCRDIIPGDVFERWDKSLCESLILSSEKVYCPFEDCSAMMVVDDDEQGDEVRETECPSCHRLFCAQCKATWHAGMRCEEFQRSGNARKKKKNSDVEDAMLIQMAKNKQWRRCPSCKFYVEKIDGCIHMRCRCRFHFCYRCGAAWSLTHACHIRSRLLSYGLPGSAYF; encoded by the exons ATGGGAACATGCttctcttcatcatcatcgtcatcatcatcacgcACAAGGATGGAAGATTATCACTATAACCCTGCGTTGTACAATTACGTCGACGAAGTCTACCAACCCTATGCTTGGGATCTCCATCTCCAAGAAGCTCTGTCTTCTTCCTCGGTCTCATCAACCTCCGAGGCTAACCATTATCACCAACTCCATAGCCACATCGCCACTCGTAttaatcaagaagaaccgaagATAAAACCCGATAACAAACCCGCCGAACCATCTAAAACGTTATGTATGATCTGCATGGATGAAAAGTCTCCCACCGACATCTTCCGAGGAACCACTGGTTGCACTCATCACTACTGCACCGAGTGCACCGCACGTTACGTGACGACCATGATAGAAGAGAACATAGCCATGATCAAGTGCCCTGACGTGGACTGCGCGAGACTTCTAGAGCCTTACACATGTCGAGATATAATCCCAGGGGACGTGTTCGAGCGCTGGGACAAATCCTTGTGCGAGTCGTTGATTCTGTCGTCGGAGAAAGTGTACTGTCCATTCGAAGACTGCTCGGCGATGATGGTGGTGGACGATGATGAACAAGGTGATGAAGTGAGGGAGACGGAGTGTCCGTCTTGTCACAGACTGTTCTGCGCTCAGTGTAAGGCTACGTGGCATGCGGGGATGCGGTGTGAGGAGTTTCAGAGAAGTGGGAAcgcgaggaagaagaagaagaatagcgATGTAGAAGATGCTATGTTGATTCAGATGGCTAAAAATAAGCAGTGGAGGAGGTGTCCTAGTTGCAAATTCTACGTTGAGAAAATCGATGGTTGTATACATATGCGTTGCAG GTGTCGATTTCATTTTTGCTATCGTTGTGGAGCAGCTTGGAGTTTAACTCACGCATGCCATATTCGTAGTCGTCTTTTAAGTTACGGCTTACCTGGGTCTGCTTATTTCTGA